The following nucleotide sequence is from Zea mays cultivar B73 chromosome 1, Zm-B73-REFERENCE-NAM-5.0, whole genome shotgun sequence.
ATTCGTAATAGATTAAAATCCTTCTTAATATATCTCAATCTACTATAATCCCCTCTTTCAAGAGTACCCTTAAGTTTCCAAAAATAACGAGAAAACCTTTAAAATGTGTTTATGTAAACGGCAGGTTACATTTCCGCTGTTGTCCCTATTTAACACTGGGCTGTCGAGAGTACGAATTGGATTTGAGTAGCGCTTGAAGGTGCTGACACGAGCAGAAAGTAACGTCCTCCTACGACTGTGCGTTGGGCATGTGAACTGACGGCCGATTCCTTTGCTGTAACTATTTGGAACGATGCTTTGTTTCCGCGAGGGTTTTTCTGGAACTATTTGGCACGTGACGTGGCGCCAAACGCAACGATGCTGTTGATTCCAGTTCCAGCAGCCTCACTCCAATCAGTGATCCTCTCCAATCCAATCGCGCGCTCGCGGGGACGGGAAGAAGAGTCCACGGTCAACCACAGGCAGCAGCTGGGAAACTTCTCCCGTGACCCCCGAGACGGCCAGGCGTGGAGGCGACCAAGCACCACCCGGCTCCCGCCGCTCGCGTCACTTCCACTCACCGGACCCAAATTTAGACGAACCGCACAGCCCCACCGCCGCTAcccttattgttattattattattattattacgcaCGTGCTTAATTGGCTAATTCCATCCACAATCAGGATGCgcatattatttttattttacaaacaGGATGTTGCTATTCATACATGCACCATTATTTTGTGTGTGTAGCACATATATTTATGGTTCCTGCAGCTACTGAGGTGCTACTACCTCCGTTCGGATATATATGTCACTGTACAGTTCAATTTTATACTGAACAGTGTTATATAAAAAAAAATCAGAGAGAGTATTTATTTTAATAAGGAGTATGGGAACGGTAATGCAACGGATTAACCGTTGCAAAGAAATTAAAAACACTCTTTGTTTGGTTCGATTCTTGCAGTGCAGCGATAAGATATTTGCCTCTGAGACACCTGAAGAACTGATAACGCTCCTAGGAGAGGGGCAAAAAATTTCTACATGATCGAATCGATTTAGGCTGCAACTGATTACATATATACTTATCCATCCAAACATGAAATAACGTTATGCATTCGCGCAGGGAATCATTGGTGGTCTAAAAACGTCGAACCAAGTAATATAGCTTCTAAGAGTCACCAATTCAATACGCGTACGTACGTGTGTTGTTGTTGGGTTCGTTCGTCATGAGTAGCACATTACGAGTTTCGGGGTAAATCGAAATGTCTTTTAAACTAGCTCGCTTTGAACCAGAAACTATCTGGATAATCTGAACGTCTATGGCTATagtgtttattattattattcaagTCCGCGATACACAAACAGGAATTTAGTAGTCGATTCGACAACCACTGCATGCCAGAGAACTCTATATGCTTCCAGCCTAAATTTCTTTTAGCTCAATATAACATACTCCCTCCGTCTTATTTTTATGTTTTCAGAAATTAAAGCCAACttttaaaactttgaccaacaaaTTCAGCAAAAAACATATGTTTTTAAAGTATGCATGTCATATACTTGAATTTGTATTAAAAAAATACTTTAATATGATGCTTGATTTGTATTTATCGTTGTcatattttttttaaaataatGGTCAAAGTTAAATATATATGCCTTATTTTATGGGATAAAGGGAGCAATTATTTCATGAGGCAAAGACAACTACCACGGGGATCTGAATCCGGTGGGGGGTTTTTAAATAAGGGCCATAACAAAAACACAACCTTTAGACCATGTACAACCGTGATGGCTTGTTTAGGATCAAGAGGATTTGAAAAAAAATAATTGGATATCTAGCCCCTTTAATATGCTCTAGTCTCTTTGCTCCCAAATAAGCCTTAAGAGTTGAGACTGTGTATCAGTTTTTCAAATATAAAAGATAACTAAAAACCCGTATAATATAATTCTGAGCCTCCTAATAATAAATACAGTTGAGGGATCATATATAGAGAATCGTATTTATATTTTTAACTAACTCTCTAAAAATGTCTTAAAAGACAATATAAAATTGGGTTGTAGGTGGCCACCAGGGCCAACTCTGAGAAACGTACCCGCACCAATGGCCAGCCATGGCGTGCGGGTCACTGGACACTGGGTCAGCTGGGCTGGAAAGGCAAAACAAACAGAATCATCAGTGTTACGTAATAATCCTTGGATTTTGCGCTGTTTACCATGGTGTTCCCAAAAGGCCCCTGGCCTTTCTTATAGCCCAAGCTACCCCCTTCTTCCTCCTCTCATCTCTCTCGGGACTTTCCCCAATCCACTCCACTCCAATCCACTTCCCTCCTCTGTCAACCCTAGCCGCGCCGCCGGCAGTCTGCTCGGGTGGCGCATACATGACCCACCCTTCCTCGCCGTCGTCCTctgcgccgccaccgccgcccgccgcggcggcggcggcggcggcggccgaggccACCTCCCTCGCGCCGGGTTTCCGCTTCCACCCCACCGACGAGGAGCTCGTGTCGTACTACCTCAAGCGCAAGGTTCTCGGCCGCCCGCTCAAGGTCGACGCCATCGCCGAGGTCGACCTGTACAAGCTCGAGCCCTGGGACCTGCCCCCGCGCTCCCGCCTCCGCTCCCGCGACTCCCAGTGGTACTTCTTCAGCCGCCTCGACCGCAAGCACGCCAACCGCGCTCGCACCAACCGCGCCACGTCGGGAGGGTACTGGAAGACCACCGGCAAGGACAGGGAGGTGCGCCATGGGCCCAGGGTCGTCGGGATGAAGAAGACGCTCGTATTCCACGCCGGGCGCGCCCCCAAGGGCGAGCGCACCAACTGGGTCATGCACGAGTACCGCCTCGAGGGCGACGCCGCCGTGGAGATACCGCAGGTATTCTATCCCCATCCCCCTTCTTGCTTGCGTGGTACTCACACTTCACAGCATCGAATTGTACTTATAAATGCTGGTGATAGTACTCttaattgctccaattttgtcataATAAGAAAACGTTATTGCGTCCCGCGCGGTATCTGACTACACGATAGGTTCGGTGTGAAATGAGTTAGATTGATATGTTTCGACCTTTTACCTGATGATTCCTAAATGAGAAGTGAAACCTTTTACCCGATTCCAGTAAAAAATGGACATGCGTGGATTGTAGAGCGGATTTGTAACCAAAAGGCTAAATTTTCTTCGTTCGACACCAATAATTATTGTGCTCTTACGAACGCAGTATACTTAGTACTGCCACTGATTTCTGAACTTGGTCGTACAGGACTCGTTTGTGGTGTGCCGGATATTCCAGAAAGCTGGCCCAGGTCCTCAGAATGGGGCACAGTATGGAGCGCCGTTCGTTGAGGAGGAATGGGAGGAGGACGATGCAGATGTCGGTTTGCTTCCAGTGGAGGGTGATGCTGCTGTCGACCCTGAGGTTCCCCCTGGCCCTGTGGAGATCCCTGGTGCTTTGGAGAGAGGCTATCTTCAAATGAGTGATCTCATTCAGGTATGTTTGCAACTTCTGCAAGCAGTCAACTTGCATGAGTTTTTTTGCCAGTGTTTCTGTACATAGATTTCAATTAGGTGTGGATGTTTAGATCCAGGTTGTACTTATTAGCCGTCAAAACCTGAAGACAATAAATGAAGAGAGGTATATTTGCTGTATCTCTGAAAGTATTCCATTGTGTTGTTAGTTACAATGAACGGTACCTGGAGAAGTGTTAGGTACCGTAAACCTCATTTTCATTGGTTGGCTAGTGCTCCTAATTGTATGTGTTATTCTCATAAATCTTCTGTATGAGCCCTTCAATTTTTCGTTCATACACAATTATGTAGCATCTTTGTTACTTTTTCATGAAAGCCTTTGTCATGCACTGGATAATTCCATTCCATCTTAAATCATGCCACTTTTATGTTTGAAGTAAACATCAGGACCTTTAGATTGAAGCATTGATTAGATTGTTTGAATGACCTACCTACTACTTTCAGCATCTATCATTCATAAAGTCCTGGTACCTTATTTAATAATACACTGTTTTGTGGGTAACGGGCAGTTGTTATGGATATTGTTATTCACCTGTTGTATAGTTTTTTTGGGCGCTTTTGGTGGGTTAGAATAGAAGGGCGGGCCTGGTGCAGCGGTAGAGCCTACCATCTATAACCGGGAGGTCCCGGGTTTGAGCCCCAGTctctgcatattatgcgggtaaggctTGGCACTTAAAGATACCCTTCCCCAGACCCCGCAGAGTGCGGGAAGCCTATGGCACTGGGTACACCCCTTTTCTTTATAGATGGGTTAGAATAATTCCTTTAAGAGCACCTTTCCTGTTGTTATGTTGTTGGGCACTTAAAGATACCCCTTCCCAGACCCCGCAGAGTGCGGGAAGACTATAGCACTGGGTACACCCCTTTTTTTTATAGGTGGGTTAGAATAATTCCTTTAAGAGCACCTTTCCTGTTGTTATGTTGTTGCTAAGTCTAATTTTGGTTATCTAGTATCAGAATTTTTCATCGGATGCTTATGGTGTCTGACTGAAGTAAAAGGATGTTAAAATATGCTATGACTTTTTTCTTCACATACTTCTCTAGGTTAACAGTTGATGGTGATCTGCACTTTTTTCTTAGCGCACTTCTCTAGGATAACAGTTGATGGCATGTAGTCCGTTATAAGATTCATGTTCTGCTCATTGTCAAAAGAGGCCCACAGCTGTGGAATGTACCTGTAACAATCTTGATTTAATAAAACTCCCTTTATCGAAAAAAGCTGTGGAATGTACCTTGTTGACAGACCATGACTCTTGTCACACCTTACATCATATTGATTAATCATGTACCTTGCATTTATCAGGTTTGCTGGACTTCCTTCTGCTTTGGCATTTACCTTGTTCTAACTTGTATTTTGATGAAATTCTATCCCATGCTGTGTAGCAAGGACACTGACATTTTTTGGTTGTTGTTTGGCGTGAACCTTACTTTTTCTCTCAGGATTAGGTAGCAAGTTGTATGACTGTATGAGATTACGACTACAAGAGTCATGATATCATAGTATTCATGTCTGAACATTGAAAAGGTTTGGGATTCTGTGTTGCCATTTACATCTTTAACTGTGTGGTGTGAACTCCACATCATGCTACAGAATGCAGATTGTCAAACTGAATAGTTAACACTAAGTTTTTTAAGAAATTTCTTCAATTTAAAAGTGAGCTTACTATTCATCATGCAGCGTCTCTCTTTTTTCTGTAAAATATGATTTATATGTGGTATTTTTTGTTTATTTAATTCATATTGATATTGGTATCAAATTTGCACATTGGTAGATTCATGGTTCTAATTATGGTGTTCTTTTCTTTTTCAGGGTTTGGGTGATCGAAATGGAAATGGTACACCTAGTTTACCAGTTTCTGATACTTCACATAACAGCAACCATTCTGAAGATGTAGATGGAAATTCTGGGGACATTTTAAGTGACCCAAACCTTGGCTCTAATTTTATTCAGTGTGTTGAACCTGGGGAGCAAAATAGCTTAATGCTTAATGGAAATATCATATCTAATGCAAATGCTGGAGATTTTTTTAATAATTCCAGCCCCAGTGATGGGTTCCTAGAGCTGAAGGATTTTGCAGATGCTGCAGATCTGGATTTCCCTTTGGGCAATGGATCAACCATATGGCCTTCAGATGGTTGGGCATGGAAAACACCTGACTCAGCGGAAGCTGTAAATGGAGCTAACGATGAGATTCCTCCACTCCCTGATGACCAGATTTTCCAGCCAGATGAACTGGAACAACTGTTGCAGTCAATACAAGAAGATTCCCATTTGGGCTCAACTATCATTGACCCCATGCATTCTTCCATGACAAATTCAGTTCTGCCTGAGGACGATTATTTGATGTTCTATGATGCACCCTTCGATTCCACTATGTGTGATGGGTATGGACAGAATGGAATTCTTGGCTCCGCAGCAGCCAATCTATCTGGCATTGGCATGATGGAGGATGGTATGGCATACTTTGATGCAATGGATGATAATTCATTTAATGATACTCTGGGCTCCATACAGCAGTCAGCTGGTAGCAGTTCCCATGCTTTTAATGGCCCAGTCCTTACCCAAGAGGTATGCTATCATTTGGAGCAAGAGATGAAGTTGCCGTATTTGTTTCAAATCATAGACATGTACTGGTGATCACCCAAAATTTTCTACTTTTACAGGTCAACAATACTATGTGTACATATAGTCCAACTCAAAAGGTTTTAGAACCTAATTTTCTAGTTGGTGCCCCGTCATCTGCTAGGTTACCTGAAGCTGGTAGTCAGTTAAATTGTGTTGTTTTACCAGGTAATCTTATTATGGGAAATTACAATAGGTTGCTATATCTTGATCTCTGATGGGAAAAGGAGCATTTTTCTTACATGTTGCACTAGATTCTTTTATGTGAGATGTATTTAGTTACCCTCATTGAGCAAGATTGAAGTATTAGATGATTTGTGTTGTTGAGAATCTAGCTCAATCTTGCTTACTTGGGGCAGGGTTATATGCAGCTGGCATGCATTTTCCTGGTCATTAGCTTACACCTGTAAATGGACATTGTTGACAAGTTTTTTGTGTTGTGTTCCACAGATGGTCAGGCTAAGAGTAGTACTATTGGAAAGGGATTTGTAAAGATTTTGGACTCAATCTCCGCTCCCCCAGCTTTTGCTGGAGAATTCCCAGCTATCCACCGCAAATCTTTGGCTCATATTTCTGGGGGGCGCCCCAACACACTCCATGTTTCTGCTGAAGTGATCCGCGTAGGAAGTTTAGCTGTTCCTTCTGGCGCAGATAAGTGGGCGCTGCAAAAGGATCAAGGCATGGAGCTGGTCTTTTCTGCAGATTTTGAGCCTGATACCCGTCTTCACTGTGGCTGCAACACCATTACcgcggtgctgcgtggtggcttcTGCCTTTTCTTTGTTTCGGCAATAATGCTCTTAGTGAGCTATGAGGTGGGCATGTGCATCTATGGCAAGTAGCAGGCTGGTATTGGATTAAGATAAATCTCATGACATTAGATTAATCCAGTGTTCTGAGGCAGACTCAACTGGGGCCTCCTGCTAGCTTTTAAATGTATTGCGTTGCATGGCGTGGACCTGTGGGGTGTTCAGCACTAGCAGTACCATTTTGCTTGCAGCTCGAGAGCTAATGGTGTATGTATGAATTCGGTGTTATTTAGTAATAGTATGCGAATTGCCTCATTGGTGTGTGATGATGCCATTTGCCATGGAAATCCTGTATATATATAATTCAGATCTGCCATGGAAATCATGATGCTTTTGCAGTATAGTTGTGTTGGTGTTTTGAGTGCTTGCAGCCTTGCAGGCTTCAAAATGAATGTTCATCGTGTTGCACGACATATAGAGCCTGCAATTGCGTCCGTTCACAGTGATGCTAAAATGGCCGGTTGGTTctgtgtaaagcccaaaatttggtaGGAAAAAAATATCatgaaataataaaataaagagataaaaaaatatatatacaaTAAGTGTGGTAGGAATTTTTTTTAGACCTTGGAAATCTATTAGGATTCTTCCTCCTCATATTcaagtaataatattaaattaGTAAGTAACTGATAAATTGATAAAGTGAAGGGATTCTTATATAAATTATCCCTTGTTGAAGTTGATAAATATTATATAAGGATAAatattagagcatcaattaatcgaGGTTATGCAATCGAAAATATTTTTTTTCTCAAAATAATCATAtggagcaacatatccaaaagtaTTTACTTATGTAGgtaataaacaaataaataaatatatacttTGCATTATGTTGGATTTTTGTGCTGTGCATTTAACTGTAAAGTTGAATTTCCAAAACCATTGTtgaatttgaacttgaaatcaAATTTGAAAAACTAGAAAACAAAACTGAAATTtaaaagaaaagaaatggaaaaactCACCTGTAGCCGGTACATGGGCCGAAACCATACCTGGCGGCCCAAGTATTTCCCACTGCGCAGCTCATGCACCAACGCTTATGGCGTTACTGCCTCCGCCATGTGGGCCCCTCGTGCTGACACTGTGCGTCTTCTCCGCGTAACAAACCAAGCGCATGGACCGCCGGTATCTCGCCAGAATTGCCCATAAATCGGACCTTGCTCTAGTATAAATCCCTTGGCCGCCAACCATCTCCGGGCGATACAAGCTAAGCCGCCATGGAACAATAGCGCGGAGAGAGATTGGAGCTTGCACACAGAGAGAGATCGGGGAGGAAGAGGGTCGTCGAACAGAGAAGGATCCGCGCCCCCCATATCTGGCCTTCACCGCCGATTTGGAGTCTGCGGTCGGTCGAGGGTGCTCGGTTGAACGTGTGGAGCCTGCTGAAGGAGCGTGGTGCGCGCGGGTTCGCGTGACCCTGGGGATTTCTCGCCGCCGTACGGGTGCAGCCACCGAGATCCGCCGTGGGCGTCCCTCGCCCTAGCCAGCGATTATTGCGC
It contains:
- the LOC103645223 gene encoding NAC domain-containing protein 53, coding for MACGSLDTGSAGLERQNKQNHQCYVIILGFCAVYHGVPKRPLAFLIAQATPFFLLSSLSGLSPIHSTPIHFPPLSTLAAPPAVCSGGAYMTHPSSPSSSAPPPPPAAAAAAAAAEATSLAPGFRFHPTDEELVSYYLKRKVLGRPLKVDAIAEVDLYKLEPWDLPPRSRLRSRDSQWYFFSRLDRKHANRARTNRATSGGYWKTTGKDREVRHGPRVVGMKKTLVFHAGRAPKGERTNWVMHEYRLEGDAAVEIPQDSFVVCRIFQKAGPGPQNGAQYGAPFVEEEWEEDDADVGLLPVEGDAAVDPEVPPGPVEIPGALERGYLQMSDLIQGLGDRNGNGTPSLPVSDTSHNSNHSEDVDGNSGDILSDPNLGSNFIQCVEPGEQNSLMLNGNIISNANAGDFFNNSSPSDGFLELKDFADAADLDFPLGNGSTIWPSDGWAWKTPDSAEAVNGANDEIPPLPDDQIFQPDELEQLLQSIQEDSHLGSTIIDPMHSSMTNSVLPEDDYLMFYDAPFDSTMCDGYGQNGILGSAAANLSGIGMMEDGMAYFDAMDDNSFNDTLGSIQQSAGSSSHAFNGPVLTQEVNNTMCTYSPTQKVLEPNFLVGAPSSARLPEAGSQLNCVVLPDGQAKSSTIGKGFVKILDSISAPPAFAGEFPAIHRKSLAHISGGRPNTLHVSAEVIRVGSLAVPSGADKWALQKDQGMELVFSADFEPDTRLHCGCNTITAVLRGGFCLFFVSAIMLLVSYEVGMCIYGK